The following coding sequences are from one Lolium rigidum isolate FL_2022 chromosome 6, APGP_CSIRO_Lrig_0.1, whole genome shotgun sequence window:
- the LOC124661183 gene encoding tubby-like F-box protein 1, whose product MPRERPPAVHAEAEAEAPEVVEMAPELEEREERWARLLPELLQEVVRRVEASGGERWPARKDVLSCAGVCRRWRDAAVAVVRPPAVSGKITFPSSLKQPGTREFPMQCFIKRNKKNSTFYLYLGLTTATVDKGKFLMAARRFRRGPHTEYIISLDADDLSQGSNAYLGKLRSDFWGTNFKVYDSKPPYDGAKASSSRSSRRFGSRRISPQVSSGNYEVGQLSYKYNLLKSRGPRRMYCALECPSTQDTWENSLKTKVRKPMGTTVLRNKAPRWHEHLQCWCLNFHGRVTVASVKNFQLAAAADPNDPTSSKDAETVLLQFGKVDDDIFTMDYRQPLSAFQAFAISLSSFGTKLACE is encoded by the exons ATGCCTCGGGAGAGGCCGCCGGCGGTGCACgccgaggccgaggccgaggctccggaggtggtggagatggcgccggagctggaggagcgGGAGGAGAGGTGGGCGCGCCTGCTGCCGGAGCTCCTCCAGGAGGTGGTGCGGCGCGTCGAGGCGTCCGGCGGCGAGCGCTGGCCGGCCCGCAAGGACGTCCTCTCCTGCGCCGGcgtctgccgccggtggcgggacgccgccgtcgccgtcgtgcgGCCGCCTGCGGTGTCCGGCAAGATCACCTTCCCGTCCTCGCTCAAGCAG CCAGGGACAAGGGAGTTCCCAATGCAGTGTTTTATCAAACGGAATAAGAAGAACTCTACGTTCTACCTCTACCTCGGCTTGACAACTG CTACTGTAGATAAAGGGAAATTTCTTATGGCCGCGAGAAGGTTTAGGCGTGGTCCCCATACTGAGTACATTATATCCCTTGATGCCGACGACCTGTCACAAGGGAGCAATGCATATTTGGGGAAACTGAG ATCCGATTTTTGGGGAACAAACTTCAAAGTATATGATAGCAAGCCACCGTATGATGGCGCTAAAGCATCAAGTAGCCGATCTAGTCGGCGTTTTGGAAGCAGAAGAATAAGTCCCCAAGTATCATCGGGCAACTATGAGGTTGGACAGCTTTCGTACAAATACAACCTGCTCAAATCCAGAGGCCCCAGGCGAATGTATTGTGCACTCGAGTGCCCATCAACTCAGGATACCTGGGAAAACTCCCTCAAGACAAAGGTCCGCAAGCCCATGGGGACCACGGTTTTAAGAAACAAAGCTCCCCGCTGGCACGAGCACTTGCAGTGCTGGTGCCTGAACTTCCACGGGCGGGTAACAGTTGCGTCCGTCAAGAATTTCCAGCTGGCTGCTGCTGCCGACCCCAATGACCCTACTAGCTCCAAGGATGCGGAGACGGTTCTACTGCAATTTGGTAAGGTCGACGATGATATCTTCACGATGGATTATCGGCAGCCACTCTCAGCATTTCAAGCTTTTGCCATCAGCCTCAGCAGCTTTGGTACGAAGCTGGCTTGTGAGTAG
- the LOC124660438 gene encoding peroxidase P7-like, translated as MASRVGSGRMAPAVLRLFFHDCFVNGCDASVLLDATPFSESEKDAKPNASLTGFTVIDEIKAALEKECPATVSCADVLALASRDAVTLLGGPTWNMPLGRKDSRFAADKEFTTKHLPSPNDNLGELIKMFGELGLDARDMTALSGAHTVGMANCEHYRERVYGTSDTEYSIDPSFADARRKMCPPQGSSGDAGKAPFDIQTPRKFDNAYYRDLIAHQGLLNSDQALYSGGGVDSLVERYGADGDAFGRDFAKAMVKMGNILPLKGLPTEVRLQCSKANY; from the exons ATGGCGAGCAGGGTCGGCAGTGGGCGGATGGCGCCCGCCGTGCTCCGCCTCTTCTTCCACGACTGCTTTGTCAAC GGATGTGATGCCTCCGTTCTCCTCGACGCGACACCCTTCTCAGAGAGCGAGAAGGATGCCAAGCCAAACGCGTCCCTCACCGGCTTCACCGTGATCGACGAGATCAAGGCCGCACTCGAGAAAGAATGCCCCGCCACCGTCTCGTGCGCGGACGTGCTCGCGCTCGCGTCTCGCGACGCCGTCACCCTCCTCGGTGGTCCCACCTGGAACATGCCTCTTGGCCGCAAGGACTCGCGCTTCGCCGCTGACAAGGAGTTCACGACGAAACACCTCCCCAGCCCGAACGACAACCTTGGTGAGCTCATCAAAATGTTCGGGGAGCTCGGCCTCGACGCCCGCGACATGACCGCACTCTCCGGTGCGCACACCGTCGGGATGGCCAACTGCGAGCACTACAGAGAACGCGTCTATGGCACCAGCGACACCGAGTACAGCATCGACCCGTCCTTCGCGGACGCTAGGCGGAAGATGTGTCCGCCGCAAGGCTCCTCAGGTGACGCAGGCAAGGCACCGTTCGACATTCAGACGCCCAGGAAGTTCGACAATGCTTACTACCGGGACCTTATCGCGCATCAGGGTCTCCTCAACTCCGACCAGGCTCTGTACAGCGGTGGAGGCGTGGACAGCCTCGTGGAGAGGTATGGTGCCGACGGCGATGCTTTCGGGAGGGACTTCGCCAAGGCGATGGTGAAGATGGGGAACATTCTTCCGCTAAAGGGATTGCCGACAGAGGTGAGGCTCCAGTGCTCCAAGGCAAACTATTGA